In Leifsonia sp. PS1209, the genomic stretch ACGGCGGCGGGAGTGCTCGGCGCGATTGACCGCGACCGCTACGAGGTCATCCCCGTCGGCATCACCCGCGACGGTGCGTTCACCCTGCAGCCGGACGACGCGGCGCTGTTCGCGCTGAACGCGGAGAAGCTGCCGGCCGTCGAGGACAACGGAACGCGCATCCACTGGCCGGAGAGCGCCGTCACGCGCGAGCTGACGGTGACGGAAGGCGGCCAGACGCGCTCGCTCGGCGACATCGACCTGGTGTTCCCGATCCTGCACGGCCCGTGGGGAGAGGACGGCACCATCCAGGGGATGCTGGAGCTCGTCGACCTGCCGTACGTCGGCAGCGGCGTGCTGGCCAGCTCGCTCGGGATGGACAAGCACTTCACGAAGACCGTGCTGCAGCAGGCGGGCATCCCCGTGGCGCCGTGGCGCACGGTCTCCGCGTACGAGTGGCGCACCGACAAGGATGCGGTGCGCAGGACGGCGGAGGAGCTGGGGCTCCCCGCGTTCGTGAAGCCGGCGCGCGCCGGTTCGAGCGTCGGCGTCAGCAAGGTCTCCGACTGGTCGCAGCTCGACGCGGCGATCGAGACGGCGCTGGCCGAGGACGACCGGGTGCTCATCGAGTCCGGCCTGGTCGGCCGCGAGGTGGAGATCGCGGTGCTGGGCGGACGCCCCGGACAGGCGACCCGCGCCTCCGTCGCCGGCGAGATCGTGGTCACCGGCCGCGACTTCTACGACTTCGAGGCCAAATACCTGGATGCGCCCGGCATCGACCTGGTCTGCCCGGCCGACCTGACCGCCGACGAGCTCGCCACCATGCAGGCGCTCGGGGCGAAGGCGTTCGACGCCATCGGGGGAGAGGGCCTCGCCCGCGTCGACTTCTTCCTCACCGCAGACGGTTTCGTCATCAACGAGATCAACACCATGCCCGGCTTCACGCCGATCTCGATGTTCCCGCGCTGCTGGCAGGAGTCCGGCCTCGCATACCCGGCGCTGATCACCGAGCTGATCGACGTCGCGCTGGCGCGCGCCGCAGCCTGAGCGACTCGCGCGCAACATAAATACCTGTATGTAATGTCAGACTAAGAAATGCATTGATTGACATTGCAGACCTAACCTCGGAACACTGAATCAACGCCCAGTCGTGGGCATCGATTCAGTGAGGAGGTGATTCCCGTGGAGAAGGTCAAGGACATCGACCTGCAGGCCGGAGCGACGCTCGCCTGTGGCAGCCAGTGCATGTGCAGCTGACTCGTCTGAGTGCGGCGGTGATCGCCGCCGCACTCACGCCGTCCGCTCTCTGACAATCGGCGTCGATGAAGGGATCCCGCCAGCATGGCCATGCCGCTTTTCAACATCTTCGAGCTTCCGGACCATCCGGCTCTCTTCGCTTCGCTGAAGGCAGCCGGACCCGAACGGGCGTGGGCGTTGATGTCCGAGCTCTCGGACTACGCCCAGGCTTCCTACCTGGAGGACGTCCCTCCTGCGGAACACCCGGACGCCATCTACGAGCGCACGGTGGCGTTCATGGATCAGGCGCCGGCTCTCGACGGCCTCGACAAGGCGGAACAGGCGCGGCGTTTCTCCGTCTACGGGCCGCGGCTGCAATTCGACTCGACGTTCCTCTGTCTCTGGCTGAATGAGCCGGACGCCCTCTTCGATCGGGTCGTGACGGTTACGGGCCTGGACAATCTCCGCCGTGCCCAGAGCCTTGGTCACGGTGTGCTGGCGCTTCCACTTCACGTCGGGCCGTCCTACCCGATCGGTCCGTTGATGGCGCACCACATGCCGGTCAGCCTCGTGTTCAACCGGATGAACTTCGACGCGCTCCACCGGTTCGCATTCCCCTCACTCGACATCGACGCGCATCAGCTGGGATCCGAGTCCACCTTCCGGCGAGCCCTGGGCGTTCTCCGGTCCGGTCGGGCCTTCTCCCTCTTCCCAGAGCTGGACCCTCGCGGGGTGGACAAACACCATCGGCGGGTGCCTTTCCTCGGAACAACGGTGAACGCTC encodes the following:
- a CDS encoding D-alanine--D-alanine ligase family protein, with translation MTDRIAVVLLFGGRSSEHSISCATAAGVLGAIDRDRYEVIPVGITRDGAFTLQPDDAALFALNAEKLPAVEDNGTRIHWPESAVTRELTVTEGGQTRSLGDIDLVFPILHGPWGEDGTIQGMLELVDLPYVGSGVLASSLGMDKHFTKTVLQQAGIPVAPWRTVSAYEWRTDKDAVRRTAEELGLPAFVKPARAGSSVGVSKVSDWSQLDAAIETALAEDDRVLIESGLVGREVEIAVLGGRPGQATRASVAGEIVVTGRDFYDFEAKYLDAPGIDLVCPADLTADELATMQALGAKAFDAIGGEGLARVDFFLTADGFVINEINTMPGFTPISMFPRCWQESGLAYPALITELIDVALARAAA
- a CDS encoding lysophospholipid acyltransferase family protein, yielding MAMPLFNIFELPDHPALFASLKAAGPERAWALMSELSDYAQASYLEDVPPAEHPDAIYERTVAFMDQAPALDGLDKAEQARRFSVYGPRLQFDSTFLCLWLNEPDALFDRVVTVTGLDNLRRAQSLGHGVLALPLHVGPSYPIGPLMAHHMPVSLVFNRMNFDALHRFAFPSLDIDAHQLGSESTFRRALGVLRSGRAFSLFPELDPRGVDKHHRRVPFLGTTVNAPLGPVLISRAAGAPMVPITLRSSADGHYQLEYHGPIPAPRTSTDDASALARLWTVIESTLLDGEFGEWEMWYEFDRMQPERPAVAS